A genomic stretch from Styela clava chromosome 5, kaStyClav1.hap1.2, whole genome shotgun sequence includes:
- the LOC120345033 gene encoding uncharacterized protein LOC120345033 encodes MEINTEKGEKNKRGGKKWKNFKTFVQMVFCLTCIFPKKSKTRRRGEDPAECQVLTKGGVGKNITEELLNTSSKDANIEDKKADVIIESVEKAPPGPVTRVLQTGGDFLLELEAQNLVQTALYLAKKDFMLTVDEKDILLQEKAKVIVDEAIQAAMNYVVANPVGKESDTDKDK; translated from the exons atggaaataaataCCGAAAAAGGAGAGAAGAATAAAAGAGGCGGAAAG AAATGGAAGAATTTCAAAACCTTCGTGCAGATGGTGTTTTGTTTGACATGTATTTTTCCGAAA AAATCTAAAACAAGGAGAAGAGGAGAGGACCCAGCGG AATGCCAGGTTCTAACCAAGGGAGGTGTCGGAAAAAATATCACGGAAG AATTATTGAATACTTCTTCCAAGGATGCAAATATTGAGGATAAGAAAGCAGATGTCATTATAG AATCAGTTGAGAAAGCACCACCAGGTCCCGTAACAAGAGTTCTTCAGACTGGAG GCGACTTTCTTCTGGAGCTTGAAGCCCAGAATTTAGTACAAACTG CTTTATACCTTGCCAAAAAGGACTTCATGCTGACTGTTGATGAAAAGg aCATACTGCTGCAAGAAAAGGCGAAAGTCATTGTCGACGAAG CAATTCAAGCGGCTATGAACTATGTCGTCGCAAACCCCGTTGGGAAAGAATCGG acACTGACAAGGACAAATGA
- the LOC120345019 gene encoding NEDD4 family-interacting protein 1-like, giving the protein MTRELSSSPRYTPLPSAPDDEPVNESLDQPPSYSDVASTSRNAPEQDETTEDATSDLPKWTGEATFVPPSYKAATTLPSYKDVEEQKEDEARFKLIDEMFHLSDSMHSNEPRLNGIEIGTDCLFIFAFLVAFLFNWIGLFVGYLIMYNLAGRYGSMSGFGMSMIKWLTYIKYSDCCNNYFISQHEYIWWSFVFISFVLMMKGMVCWMSVRRLRYSGQDCDEENARVVVIE; this is encoded by the coding sequence ATGACTAGGGAATTGTCTTCCTCTCCAAGATATACACCTTTACCATCGGCACCCGATGATGAACCTGTCAATGAATCATTAGATCAACCACCCAGCTACAGTGATGTAGCATCAACATCAAGAAATGCTCCAGAACAAGATGAAACCACAGAGGACGCTACTTCTGACCTGCCCAAATGGACTGGAGAAGCTACTTTTGTTCCTCCATCATATAAAGCTGCGACTACTTTGCCATCATACAAGGATGTAGAAGAACAAAAAGAAGATGAGGCACGATTTAAGCTGATCGACGAAATGTTCCATTTGTCAGATTCCATGCATTCAAATGAACCACGATTGAATGGAATTGAAATTGGCACTGATTGTCTCTTCATCTTCGCATTTTTGGTTGCATTTCTCTTTAACTGGATCGGATTGTTTGTTGGTTACTTGATTATGTATAATTTAGCTGGTAGATATGGATCAATGTCTGGATTTGGCATGTCTATGATAAAATGGTTGACCTACATTAAATACTCTGACTGCTGTAATAATTACTTCATTAGTCAACATGAATACATCTGGTGGTCATTTGTATTCATCTCATTTGTGCTCATGATGAAAGGTATGGTGTGTTGGATGAGTGTTCGTAGACTCCGCTATTCGGGACAGGATTGTGATGAAGAAAATGCACGAGTTGTTGTAATAGAATAA